A single window of Vibrio gazogenes DNA harbors:
- the cas2 gene encoding CRISPR-associated endonuclease Cas2 — protein sequence MAQPLIIYAVCFDISDDKVRRNVGKVLLGYGDRVQESVFEIAVKTPRQLKQITEKINRQLDATDKVRFYRLCANCRMNSHVLGEGRIADWPDSIIIC from the coding sequence ATGGCACAGCCGTTAATTATCTATGCCGTTTGTTTTGATATCAGTGACGACAAGGTGCGCCGTAACGTCGGAAAAGTGCTGCTCGGTTACGGTGACCGCGTGCAGGAATCGGTATTTGAAATTGCGGTCAAGACACCTCGCCAGCTCAAACAGATTACAGAAAAAATCAACCGGCAGCTTGACGCGACAGACAAGGTTCGGTTTTACCGTTTGTGTGCCAATTGCCGGATGAATTCTCACGTTCTCGGAGAAGGTCGCATTGCTGACTGGCCGGATTCGATCATTATCTGTTGA
- the cas1 gene encoding CRISPR-associated endonuclease Cas1, protein MPREIDFKSLLPIKGIDVSLRCLSTIYCQPFHYPAMTAWLRYLLDIGEEYEKYFCIGLAESGKTEFHKGDYYHLRIVMIAPPDALVEYLFRQLQQLPDSLTHETYGAFGRNLTLVSIKDSFSLKNVTQADQLLGLDEAHLTSQAEALQSTDQFIWRWDSFVRLRKKYSPDRYRPLKGDNRFCRDCDDFSAELLMERVFTTLATLVAVHRDSERPRLGDLPKITLTECDTFWLDNYYLKHGNTDPKSIGGASGELVFAGRLDLLWWRYIILLHWLGMGQQRIFGLGRFSLLTLEGAPLLNHRPEPALYWSQMFHQERYLDLALEHSDGSVQEPLPDKPQLRQMVTALLNRDYEVPVLQGCILKKDGRAPRALAYPPLADRVLQRVVLHILQSSCEKFFDHASYGYRPAHSRQQARDEILKLVKAGYRWVFESDIEDFFDTLDRKKLAMRLRYLFNDDCLVHYLLAWMSAPVDYQGERIERENGIPQGSPLSPLMANLMLDDFDNDLKLQGFKLVRFADDFVILCKNKKRAEQAQMIAEKSLGEHGLALNPDKTHITEIDHSIQFLGYLFVNETVLDNPKRSADSDLSVPPRSWLAEYQARMAAKAENPGDPEAEDPSDVVTDSPLVIEPLQADHTISETDDDFSISTNFSISTNVLADDPLADEDLMQETDDESVQLNPAEESAPAGQRDGRGTGIYISGDPCIVRTYAHRVVVQRGENILTDTPWTAVNHLILFGHHQMTSQAIHQACEHDIAIHHATGIGRYVGVTCAPAQNSASQRLQQRQLQLDETQQLQISRALVVARIRSCREILRRRSRPEHQALQQYQQQAGRAASLMQLRGYEGMATRFYFAVLQEILPDWAGFTGRNRQPPQDPFNALLSLGYTMLYGFTDSLLRASHLLSWAGVYHQPEGRHAALASDMMEPFRYLVERTALTLVNKKILTEADFESRDGGLWLLSQGRQRYLTALLQSLNAQQTAGTLSGYSIIDHIQQQITRYITSIRTGEAFEAWHSR, encoded by the coding sequence ATGCCCAGAGAAATTGATTTCAAAAGCTTGCTGCCGATCAAAGGAATTGATGTCAGTCTACGCTGCCTGTCCACAATATACTGTCAGCCTTTTCATTACCCAGCGATGACCGCATGGTTGAGATATTTACTCGATATCGGTGAAGAATATGAGAAGTATTTTTGTATCGGACTGGCGGAATCCGGTAAAACCGAGTTTCACAAAGGGGATTATTATCATCTGAGAATTGTGATGATTGCGCCACCGGATGCTCTGGTTGAATACCTGTTCCGGCAATTGCAGCAACTCCCAGACAGCCTGACTCATGAAACTTATGGGGCATTTGGTCGAAACCTGACACTGGTTTCCATCAAAGATAGTTTCTCGCTGAAAAATGTGACACAGGCGGATCAACTTTTGGGATTGGATGAAGCTCATTTAACATCTCAGGCCGAAGCGTTGCAGTCTACGGATCAATTTATCTGGCGCTGGGATAGCTTTGTTCGGTTGAGAAAGAAATATTCTCCTGATCGTTACAGACCACTAAAAGGTGACAATCGGTTCTGCCGAGACTGTGATGACTTTTCTGCTGAGTTATTAATGGAAAGGGTGTTCACCACGCTGGCGACACTGGTGGCAGTACATCGAGACAGTGAACGACCACGGTTAGGTGATCTTCCTAAAATTACGTTGACTGAGTGCGACACCTTCTGGCTGGATAATTATTATCTTAAACACGGAAATACAGATCCCAAATCGATTGGTGGTGCCAGTGGTGAGCTGGTGTTTGCCGGCCGTTTAGATCTGCTTTGGTGGCGATATATCATCCTGCTGCATTGGCTGGGGATGGGACAACAGCGGATATTTGGTCTGGGCCGGTTTAGTCTGTTGACACTTGAAGGGGCGCCATTATTAAACCATCGGCCAGAGCCGGCTCTGTACTGGAGTCAGATGTTTCATCAGGAGCGTTATCTTGATCTGGCGCTAGAACATAGTGATGGAAGCGTGCAGGAACCATTGCCCGATAAACCACAACTGAGACAGATGGTGACTGCATTATTAAACCGCGACTATGAAGTCCCTGTCTTACAAGGCTGTATTTTAAAGAAGGACGGTCGGGCCCCTCGGGCGCTCGCTTATCCGCCACTGGCAGATCGGGTGTTACAGCGAGTGGTGTTACACATCCTGCAAAGTAGTTGTGAAAAATTCTTTGATCACGCCAGTTATGGCTATCGTCCGGCACATTCACGGCAACAGGCAAGAGATGAGATCCTTAAATTGGTAAAAGCCGGTTATCGGTGGGTGTTTGAATCCGATATTGAAGATTTTTTCGATACGCTGGATCGGAAAAAACTCGCCATGCGGTTACGCTATCTATTTAATGATGACTGCTTGGTTCATTATCTGCTGGCATGGATGTCGGCACCGGTGGATTATCAAGGGGAGCGAATTGAGCGGGAAAACGGAATTCCACAGGGAAGCCCGCTCAGCCCACTGATGGCAAACCTGATGCTGGATGACTTTGATAATGATCTTAAATTACAGGGGTTTAAACTGGTTCGGTTTGCCGACGATTTTGTCATTCTGTGCAAGAATAAAAAACGAGCAGAACAAGCTCAGATGATTGCCGAAAAATCTTTGGGTGAGCATGGGCTGGCGCTGAATCCGGACAAGACCCATATCACGGAAATTGATCACAGTATTCAGTTTCTCGGATATTTGTTTGTCAATGAAACTGTGCTGGATAATCCGAAACGTTCAGCCGACAGTGATCTATCTGTTCCCCCCCGTTCATGGTTGGCGGAATATCAGGCCCGTATGGCCGCGAAGGCTGAAAATCCGGGTGACCCAGAAGCTGAAGATCCGTCGGATGTCGTGACTGACTCACCTCTGGTCATCGAACCACTACAAGCTGACCACACTATTAGTGAAACGGATGATGATTTTTCTATATCGACGAATTTTTCTATATCGACAAATGTGTTAGCGGACGACCCATTAGCTGATGAAGATTTAATGCAGGAGACAGATGATGAGAGCGTGCAGCTTAATCCGGCTGAAGAATCTGCACCGGCAGGGCAGCGAGATGGTCGGGGGACCGGCATTTATATCTCTGGTGACCCGTGTATTGTTCGTACCTATGCTCACCGGGTTGTGGTGCAGCGAGGAGAAAATATTCTGACAGATACGCCGTGGACGGCTGTCAATCATTTGATCTTATTTGGTCATCATCAAATGACCAGTCAGGCGATTCATCAGGCCTGTGAACACGATATTGCGATCCATCACGCGACTGGAATAGGCCGCTATGTGGGGGTGACTTGCGCTCCGGCCCAGAACTCTGCCAGTCAGCGGCTTCAACAGCGACAGCTTCAGCTCGATGAAACGCAGCAATTGCAGATCAGCCGAGCCTTAGTTGTGGCCAGAATCCGCAGCTGTCGGGAAATATTGCGCCGCCGGAGCCGTCCGGAACATCAAGCGTTGCAGCAGTATCAGCAACAGGCGGGGCGTGCGGCCAGTTTAATGCAATTACGGGGTTATGAAGGAATGGCAACCCGATTCTATTTTGCTGTTCTTCAGGAGATTCTACCGGATTGGGCCGGATTTACCGGACGTAATCGTCAGCCACCGCAGGATCCGTTTAATGCTTTGTTGTCGCTCGGTTATACGATGTTGTATGGCTTTACCGATAGCTTACTACGTGCCAGTCATCTGTTATCGTGGGCCGGTGTGTACCATCAACCGGAAGGCCGCCATGCCGCACTGGCATCAGATATGATGGAGCCCTTCCGCTATCTGGTCGAACGGACGGCACTGACGTTGGTAAACAAGAAAATTCTGACGGAAGCTGACTTTGAATCCCGGGATGGGGGTCTCTGGTTGTTAAGTCAGGGACGTCAGCGCTATCTTACTGCCTTATTGCAGTCGTTGAACGCACAACAAACGGCAGGTACGCTGTCGGGGTATTCGATCATCGATCATATTCAGCAGCAGATTACCCGTTACATTACCAGTATCCGGACCGGGGAGGCATTTGAAGCATGGCACAGCCGTTAA
- a CDS encoding STIV orfB116 family protein, which translates to MAVFLLNSPVLTTFGRYHYTGPLTVPEVKNKLNHGFVSAIGHESAAKFLTQLTGISIPYQRIAIEMAIGDEAVVFDLKTRLPQEDMMSLRLENVSFQFGLLVREDDGE; encoded by the coding sequence ATGGCGGTGTTTCTTCTCAATTCACCGGTACTGACCACCTTTGGCCGTTACCACTATACTGGCCCACTGACAGTCCCTGAAGTCAAAAACAAACTGAATCATGGGTTTGTTTCTGCTATTGGGCATGAGAGCGCCGCTAAATTTCTAACCCAACTGACAGGGATCAGTATTCCATACCAGCGGATTGCGATTGAAATGGCAATCGGGGACGAAGCCGTGGTCTTTGATCTAAAAACACGGTTGCCACAGGAAGACATGATGTCACTCCGGCTTGAGAACGTATCTTTTCAGTTTGGGCTTTTAGTCAGAGAGGATGACGGTGAATAG
- a CDS encoding RAMP superfamily CRISPR-associated protein, giving the protein MTDTAFYEILKNKVDNVTKERCVAVTLTFESMAFLNNAEQMSPEWKQLAKCLTALKKEKKLSDQRKKELKQDEKLSDQRKQELEQDEKLSNQRKKELEQVRDKLKDKITAHNQAEFPLASLKGGLRYWWRALQWVPTKLKAIQENEKTKQLPEDEASIDEIALKDLHQSERALWGSAEESEGIGCSKVRIIPQNNQIQICRSSDIFKSNKTKKQDKISSIQYIAGQAYKLDKGELSDMSPLRPVATSKETISFLLHFSPELSETHIRQVFEALLCFAEFGGLGSRSRKGFGSFSVSFTQSLIKENGEALSQQKLHEQFIHTIKHERIHSSAITNWRIPPIPAFSAATKWTQFSVDKKMTDKQLLVELGNAYKTARLQIGLGDKNRIFNSPPQYPARLQVGFPLVTNRLVIDKNHSPKNIEKRTNYSMFYLDKEVKRRGSLVFLSCKLTDTGKYSIHALLLSSDFLPKNSSAKKPSYLQLSDAISPSKKTHYKNIDFNPKDVTDELFGTGGFFAELTKNLNHSQYISQQSVVAG; this is encoded by the coding sequence ATGACAGATACCGCATTCTACGAAATACTTAAAAATAAAGTTGATAACGTAACAAAAGAGCGATGTGTTGCTGTCACATTAACTTTTGAAAGCATGGCTTTCTTAAATAATGCAGAACAGATGTCACCGGAATGGAAGCAATTGGCCAAGTGCCTTACTGCATTAAAAAAAGAGAAAAAACTCAGTGATCAGAGAAAAAAAGAATTAAAACAAGATGAAAAACTCAGTGATCAGAGAAAACAAGAATTAGAACAAGATGAAAAACTCAGTAATCAGAGAAAAAAAGAATTAGAACAAGTGAGGGATAAGCTGAAAGATAAAATTACTGCTCACAATCAGGCAGAATTTCCCCTTGCCAGCCTGAAAGGCGGCTTACGCTATTGGTGGCGCGCCTTACAGTGGGTTCCGACTAAGTTAAAAGCAATTCAGGAAAATGAAAAGACAAAGCAACTTCCGGAAGATGAGGCGTCTATTGATGAAATAGCCCTTAAAGACTTGCATCAGAGTGAGCGAGCCCTTTGGGGAAGTGCAGAAGAAAGCGAAGGCATTGGCTGTTCTAAAGTAAGAATTATTCCTCAAAACAATCAGATCCAAATATGTCGCTCTTCCGATATATTTAAGAGTAATAAAACTAAAAAGCAGGATAAAATTTCATCAATTCAATATATTGCCGGACAGGCATATAAATTGGATAAAGGTGAGTTATCAGATATGTCACCACTGCGCCCTGTAGCCACTTCGAAGGAGACAATCTCTTTCTTATTGCATTTCTCTCCTGAATTATCCGAAACACATATCCGGCAGGTTTTTGAAGCGCTGCTGTGTTTTGCTGAATTTGGCGGTTTGGGTTCCCGTTCCAGAAAAGGGTTCGGTTCTTTCTCAGTCAGTTTTACACAGTCATTGATCAAAGAAAATGGAGAGGCTTTATCCCAACAGAAGTTGCATGAACAATTCATTCATACAATCAAACATGAACGCATTCATTCTTCTGCAATTACAAACTGGCGTATTCCCCCTATTCCGGCCTTTTCTGCCGCAACAAAGTGGACTCAATTTTCTGTGGATAAAAAGATGACGGATAAACAACTTCTAGTGGAACTGGGCAATGCCTATAAAACAGCCCGTCTGCAGATTGGTCTGGGTGATAAAAACAGGATATTTAACTCCCCGCCTCAGTATCCAGCCCGACTACAAGTTGGTTTTCCTCTGGTAACAAATCGGCTTGTTATTGATAAAAATCATAGCCCCAAAAATATAGAGAAAAGAACAAATTACAGCATGTTTTATCTGGATAAAGAAGTAAAACGCCGCGGGTCATTGGTGTTTTTGTCTTGCAAGCTGACAGATACTGGGAAATATTCCATTCATGCCCTATTACTGAGCTCTGATTTTCTTCCTAAAAATTCATCAGCAAAGAAACCGTCTTACCTACAACTCTCAGATGCAATTTCCCCTAGTAAAAAAACGCATTATAAAAACATTGATTTTAATCCTAAAGATGTTACTGACGAACTTTTTGGTACAGGCGGTTTCTTTGCTGAATTGACGAAAAATCTGAACCATTCTCAATATATTTCCCAGCAATCAGTCGTTGCAGGCTAA
- the cas10 gene encoding type III-B CRISPR-associated protein Cas10/Cmr2 produces the protein MRPKKNKYFHLSISPVQSFINQGRRTRDFWAGSFLISFLCATAQKSVMIRCAQEQAENQNKKKKNQKQEPSQLGPILPEENEQLSKALQSGEAGPQYACLPNRFSAIVPEKFNAEQAKEIVKDVQECWNLMWQAVFDRDLGTLFGSNHQAKDRCYAVWERQLNNYWEIHWAITPDLKTGFQAMKNRKLRREHLPSEAAEPGVKCNYFAGLQEISGITQPDKNKSLQQTVIDDFWTPLRTHRLTQSGEPIRLEHDIDDQEMLCAVAYFKRRFAFYFPQFIYQDETSVLHPLLSRIWAFVTKDSLPNTKPFTLSGWTLDGRVPSVTFIAAANWLRQIAQHIVTQQDDRLLALFQQFVAEGSDNDSVKSRYLLGFSDDITQTLAAFKDGQEIHLGCLEGNSCYDFLLQGENDLTKRRLRQLEQQQKNSPDEHTITQQIALFDKQSKKTQKRLIQLQQLKEQLPDNLKEPERYYAVIALDGDHLGQFISKISNQGNNTGKIGKALSEYTQKAQETVKNHHGFLIYAGGEDLVALLPGADALNCAHQLQIDFTHAVNSHFKRNAHTNLPTISAAVQFNHVNVPLMRVLRDVQQLLSGVAKQQYGRDAIAIRIVNQSGIQQQWGAKWRKFIEFRPVTNESATDRKTPRIRLYDIIDGLRDCDEVTSNNFLYHLRHIAQQLGMLNPERHTADYQSRQNQHHGTKQHQPDMLKSLVTAQYLRTQNRNLKKSEQVDLQWMNELFTLCDEITTKQNHQTSTHFFNPDIAFIAKFLCSKVRCNTTPEPTQNRQEAQV, from the coding sequence ATGCGTCCAAAGAAAAATAAGTACTTCCACCTATCCATCAGTCCGGTACAGTCGTTTATTAATCAGGGTCGTCGTACTCGAGATTTTTGGGCCGGTTCCTTTTTAATCTCTTTTTTATGTGCCACGGCACAAAAATCGGTCATGATCCGTTGTGCTCAGGAACAGGCAGAAAACCAAAATAAAAAGAAAAAAAACCAAAAGCAGGAGCCAAGCCAGTTAGGCCCGATCTTGCCGGAAGAAAATGAGCAGCTCAGCAAAGCCCTTCAATCCGGTGAAGCCGGACCACAATATGCCTGTTTACCGAACCGCTTCTCAGCAATTGTGCCAGAAAAATTTAATGCTGAGCAGGCAAAAGAGATTGTCAAAGACGTTCAAGAATGTTGGAACCTAATGTGGCAAGCCGTTTTTGACCGGGATCTGGGTACCTTATTCGGGAGTAACCACCAAGCAAAAGATCGTTGCTACGCGGTATGGGAACGGCAGTTGAATAACTATTGGGAAATCCATTGGGCAATCACCCCTGATTTAAAAACCGGATTTCAGGCCATGAAAAACCGTAAATTACGTCGTGAGCATCTACCGTCTGAAGCGGCAGAACCGGGGGTGAAATGTAATTATTTTGCGGGCTTGCAGGAAATATCAGGAATCACTCAACCGGATAAAAACAAATCCTTACAACAAACCGTGATTGATGATTTCTGGACACCATTAAGAACACATCGATTAACACAAAGCGGTGAACCAATCCGGCTTGAACATGATATCGATGATCAGGAAATGCTCTGCGCTGTGGCTTATTTTAAACGTCGGTTCGCATTTTATTTTCCTCAATTTATCTATCAGGATGAAACCAGTGTACTTCACCCACTGCTCAGCCGAATCTGGGCTTTTGTAACCAAAGATTCCTTACCGAATACCAAACCTTTTACTCTGAGCGGCTGGACGCTTGACGGCCGCGTGCCTTCGGTCACTTTCATTGCAGCAGCCAACTGGTTGAGGCAGATAGCTCAACATATTGTGACTCAGCAAGATGACCGGTTACTGGCACTTTTTCAACAGTTTGTTGCCGAAGGCAGTGATAACGACTCGGTAAAAAGTCGTTATCTGCTTGGATTCAGTGACGACATTACGCAAACATTGGCGGCTTTTAAAGATGGGCAGGAAATTCATCTGGGATGCCTGGAGGGTAATAGCTGTTATGATTTTCTGCTACAAGGCGAAAACGATCTGACGAAACGACGCCTCCGTCAACTGGAGCAACAGCAAAAAAACAGCCCAGATGAACACACCATCACCCAACAAATTGCCCTATTCGACAAGCAAAGCAAAAAGACCCAAAAACGGTTGATTCAACTCCAGCAATTAAAAGAACAATTGCCAGATAACCTCAAAGAGCCAGAACGTTACTACGCGGTCATTGCACTGGACGGTGATCATTTGGGTCAGTTTATCAGCAAAATATCGAATCAAGGCAACAACACCGGTAAAATTGGTAAGGCGCTCAGTGAATATACTCAGAAAGCACAAGAAACCGTCAAAAATCATCACGGCTTTTTAATCTATGCCGGTGGCGAAGACCTAGTTGCGTTATTACCGGGTGCAGATGCACTCAATTGTGCTCATCAGCTACAAATAGATTTTACGCATGCAGTTAACTCCCACTTCAAGAGAAACGCCCATACAAATCTGCCAACGATTTCTGCCGCAGTGCAGTTCAATCATGTCAATGTCCCGTTGATGCGCGTATTACGCGATGTTCAACAACTACTTTCGGGAGTGGCAAAACAGCAATATGGCCGGGACGCCATCGCGATTCGGATTGTCAACCAGAGCGGTATTCAACAGCAATGGGGGGCTAAATGGCGTAAATTTATCGAATTCAGACCGGTAACCAATGAGTCAGCAACTGACAGGAAGACACCGAGGATCCGGTTATACGATATCATCGACGGGCTGCGTGACTGTGATGAAGTAACCAGTAACAACTTTCTTTATCACCTACGCCATATCGCCCAGCAATTAGGTATGCTCAATCCGGAACGGCATACCGCTGATTATCAGAGCCGACAAAATCAGCATCATGGTACAAAGCAGCATCAACCGGACATGCTGAAATCACTGGTTACAGCGCAATATCTCCGAACCCAGAACCGAAACCTCAAGAAATCGGAGCAGGTAGATCTTCAATGGATGAACGAGCTGTTCACTCTCTGTGATGAAATTACCACGAAGCAAAACCACCAAACTTCAACTCATTTTTTTAATCCGGATATTGCATTTATCGCCAAATTTTTATGTAGCAAAGTCAGGTGCAACACCACACCTGAACCGACCCAAAACAGACAAGAGGCGCAGGTATGA
- a CDS encoding type III-B CRISPR module-associated Cmr3 family protein has translation MTEQTIHLLIHPHDTWYFRDGRNHAGSAQLAAGSKLIPPQRTILGALMALLKETVGSALNKADYQRLFQDNWQKTPPVHLSPVRLKCGSQYYIPASRLVVEQIFEDQQSPKDTFSCLRPPVRGQTFETDLGMMHDLSLEKEYQDYRQRQLWIMQNKPLALKPEILNSTILDPETLFSRETRLGIGLEPEKKSAKDGLIYLTEHVRYTQKFNGQDLCFAVSLTFDNPLIKDMFSASIKAKGAYVRFGAEGRMAFIAEDPEILPRYPTIRDHFEYANGDLFAIHLISPCPASQWPDFVQQMQETFKGCELLNRLTDKPVPIGGWQPAGEIKNGKSGPVNAEYFFESGSCLLFRLTRGKTLQMFFREKFNESSVLSHLLPHPYGLYGYGYYTLIPLR, from the coding sequence ATGACAGAGCAGACAATTCACCTGCTGATCCACCCACATGACACCTGGTATTTTCGTGATGGCCGCAACCACGCTGGCAGTGCTCAGCTCGCCGCTGGCAGCAAACTGATTCCGCCTCAACGAACAATTCTCGGCGCTCTAATGGCACTGCTAAAAGAAACCGTTGGCTCAGCGCTGAATAAGGCAGACTATCAACGACTGTTTCAGGATAACTGGCAGAAAACGCCACCGGTTCATCTGTCTCCGGTCCGGCTAAAATGTGGGTCTCAGTATTATATCCCGGCATCACGATTAGTTGTTGAACAGATTTTTGAGGATCAGCAGTCTCCCAAAGATACATTTTCATGTCTGAGGCCGCCTGTTCGTGGCCAAACATTTGAAACCGATCTGGGGATGATGCACGACTTATCACTAGAAAAGGAGTATCAGGACTACCGCCAGCGTCAGTTGTGGATCATGCAGAACAAACCTCTGGCACTCAAACCTGAAATCCTGAACAGCACCATACTCGATCCGGAAACGCTGTTCAGCCGTGAAACCCGGCTGGGTATCGGGTTAGAACCAGAGAAAAAAAGTGCGAAAGACGGGCTGATTTATCTAACCGAACATGTGCGATACACACAAAAATTTAATGGTCAAGATCTTTGCTTTGCCGTCTCGCTGACATTTGATAACCCGCTTATCAAAGATATGTTCAGTGCATCTATCAAAGCAAAAGGTGCTTACGTTCGCTTCGGTGCTGAAGGCCGAATGGCCTTTATTGCAGAAGACCCAGAAATATTGCCACGTTATCCGACGATCAGAGACCACTTTGAATACGCAAATGGTGATTTATTTGCCATTCACCTGATCAGCCCTTGCCCGGCGAGCCAATGGCCTGACTTCGTCCAGCAGATGCAAGAGACATTCAAGGGCTGTGAATTACTCAATCGGCTGACAGATAAACCCGTTCCTATTGGCGGTTGGCAGCCAGCCGGAGAGATCAAAAACGGTAAATCGGGCCCCGTCAACGCTGAGTATTTCTTTGAGTCCGGTAGTTGCCTGTTATTCCGGCTGACCAGAGGCAAGACATTACAGATGTTTTTCCGGGAAAAGTTCAATGAATCCAGCGTATTATCACACTTATTACCACACCCATATGGCCTGTACGGCTACGGTTATTACACTCTGATCCCGTTGAGGTAA
- the cmr4 gene encoding type III-B CRISPR module RAMP protein Cmr4: protein MTTNNILLMRAETFVHAGAGSGNGLIDLPIMREAHNNWPVIFGSAVKGAFRAKASQDIKQEKQLKNWFGDDSESGNGAGALMFGDARLLWLPVRSLNSHTLWVTSPSVLSRFARDMRRMGQEFPNNNYYQLADDQVVTLYHQPNTQLILEDYCLNIIPKEGHEDIYLWLEELKNQIAEMTKPAAQEGALLVQETAQKLVMVSDTVFTHLCTMATPVTPHVKLEPQTKANHSLWYVETLPPETMLYSTLIYTQRLTDQAQLNHLLKDYIQIGGNETTGMGWFELYHQAFKN, encoded by the coding sequence ATGACAACCAACAATATCTTACTGATGCGGGCTGAGACATTTGTCCATGCCGGTGCTGGCTCCGGTAACGGCCTGATCGATCTCCCCATCATGCGCGAAGCCCATAACAACTGGCCGGTGATCTTCGGCTCAGCCGTCAAAGGTGCATTTCGAGCGAAAGCCAGCCAAGACATAAAACAGGAAAAACAGCTGAAAAACTGGTTTGGTGATGATAGTGAATCCGGTAACGGTGCCGGTGCGCTAATGTTCGGGGATGCGCGGTTATTATGGCTGCCGGTGCGTAGCCTCAACAGTCATACATTATGGGTCACCAGCCCGAGCGTGCTTTCCCGCTTTGCTCGGGATATGCGCCGCATGGGGCAAGAATTTCCGAACAATAATTACTATCAGCTTGCTGATGATCAGGTGGTCACTTTATATCATCAGCCAAACACACAACTGATTCTGGAAGATTACTGTCTGAACATTATCCCTAAAGAAGGCCATGAGGATATTTATCTGTGGTTGGAGGAATTGAAAAATCAGATTGCAGAGATGACAAAACCAGCAGCTCAAGAAGGTGCCCTCCTTGTTCAGGAAACAGCGCAAAAGCTGGTGATGGTCAGTGATACAGTGTTTACCCATCTGTGTACCATGGCAACCCCAGTCACACCGCATGTCAAACTCGAACCGCAAACCAAAGCCAATCACAGCCTCTGGTATGTAGAAACCCTACCTCCGGAAACCATGCTCTACAGCACTTTAATCTATACCCAACGTTTGACCGATCAGGCGCAACTGAATCACCTGTTGAAAGACTATATTCAGATTGGCGGCAATGAAACCACCGGAATGGGCTGGTTTGAACTATATCATCAAGCCTTTAAGAATTAA
- the cmr5 gene encoding type III-B CRISPR module-associated protein Cmr5 → MSEILLSHQRAMHCYDQLNITDKDTLENYETTVAGMPAFLRNNGLLHFIALLTQKSDHTAYKFCLDALEQWLTKQSWTDYRADEKKTLYQYLLEHETMTTQEHIAIENEVNELLVWLKSLLRAKKTMSAQQAQKTSTAGGKE, encoded by the coding sequence ATGAGTGAGATATTACTTTCCCATCAACGAGCCATGCATTGCTATGATCAGCTCAACATAACGGATAAAGACACACTGGAAAATTATGAAACAACTGTCGCGGGTATGCCTGCTTTTCTGCGTAATAATGGTCTGCTGCACTTTATCGCGTTGCTCACCCAAAAGTCAGACCACACGGCTTACAAATTCTGTTTAGACGCACTAGAACAGTGGCTAACAAAACAGTCGTGGACGGATTATAGGGCGGATGAAAAAAAGACGTTATATCAATATTTGTTAGAGCATGAAACGATGACAACCCAAGAACATATCGCCATCGAAAATGAAGTCAATGAATTATTGGTCTGGCTCAAATCACTGCTACGGGCGAAAAAAACAATGTCAGCGCAGCAAGCTCAGAAGACAAGCACCGCCGGAGGTAAAGAATGA